The Medicago truncatula cultivar Jemalong A17 chromosome 4, MtrunA17r5.0-ANR, whole genome shotgun sequence genome includes a region encoding these proteins:
- the LOC25492402 gene encoding heavy metal-associated isoprenylated plant protein 3, translating to MAKKKNKGGNGGNNAENNNNGENKEENNNNNEGNKEEENNNNNNGGDKNNNGGEKKEENNNKGKNNATVLKVYMHCEGCANKVTKHLNGIKGVDTVKAESETGKVTVTGNVDPTKLRDNLAEKIKKKVELISPIPKKDNKKENEPNKKSDEKKNEDKKESITTSVLKLVLHCQGCIDKIGKIVMKTKGVLEMKVDKEKDNVTVKGTMDVKKLVENLSQKLKRKVEVVQPKKDKEGGGGEKEGNEGGGGGKKKNKGGGDSNNNEGGGEVQIMEYMVQQPFGFGYGNVNVEGYNAAQVYQEMLNIHMQTQPPQMFSDENPNACIVM from the exons ATGGCG aagaagaaaaataagggTGGAAATGGTGGGAATAATGctgaaaacaacaacaatggtgaaaacaaagaagaaaacaacaacaacaatgaaggaaacaaggaagaagaaaacaacaacaacaacaatggagGAGATAAGAACAACAATGGaggagagaagaaagaagaaaacaacaacaaaggcAAAAACAACGCAACGGTTTTGAAAGTCTATATGCATTGCGAAGGTTGCGCTAACAAAGTCACCAAACACCTTAACGGCATCAAAG GTGTTGATACGGTGAAAGCAGAGAGTGAAACCGGAAAAGTAACCGTCACCGGAAATGTGGACCCCACAAAACTGAGAGACAATCTTGCTGAGAAGATTAAGAAGAAAGTTGAACTCATTTCACCAATTCCCAAGAAGGATAACAAGAAGGAAAatgaaccaaacaaaaaatctgatgagaagaaaaatgaagacaaaaaagag TCAATTACCACTTCTGTTTTGAAATTGGTACTACACTGTCAAGGATGTATTGATAAGATTGGGAAAATTGTTATGAAAACTAAAG GAGTGCTTGAAATGAAAGTTGATAAAGAGAAAGATAATGTGACTGTGAAGGGTACAATGGATGTGAAAAAGCTAGTAGAGAATTTATCACAGAAGCTAAAGAGAAAGGTTGAGGTAGTTCAACCAAAGAAAGACAAagaaggtggtggtggtgagaaAGAAGGAAATGAAGGTGGTGGTGGGGGTAAGAAAAAGAACAAGGGGGGTGGAGATAGTAATAACAATGAAGGAGGAGGTGAAGTTCAGATAATGGAGTATATGGTTCAACAACCCTTTGGTTTTGGTTATGGAAATGTAAATGTTGAAGGGTATAATGCTGCACAAGTTTACCAAGAGATGTTAAATATTCATATGCAAACACAACCACCACAAATGTTTAGTGATGAGAATCCAAATGCTTGCATTGTCATGTGA